TGTAAGTCATCCTATTCCAGCTCGTCTATCATACGCAGAGGATGCTTTACGAACCATGAGCTTACCAGAAGGTTTGGAAAATTCTTCATTAcacaattattttcaatttaaattagcCACCCAGTTACCGTAACATATTATTGATATATCACTTTCCCATATCAGCATATGCGGAGATTGTGTTGAATTTGCCCCAAGCTATACAACAGATGTTTCCGCCAAAACCTCAATCATCATAATAGTATTTCAGCAACTCCTGGAGATTTGCGGAACTGTACAAAGTTACATCAGAGGTACGATCGTAGATTAGTGGCGTTATTGTGTGACTGATTAGGATTTTATTGGTAGAAATCCATCCCAGCTCTTAGAGTGAGTATTCAGGAATTTGGTAAGGACATGAAAATCACAAATTGAAGTAGTAGGCTCATAACTAAatgattcttttcttttgtcgaTGGCATCCAGATGTATAGAGCAAAGAATACATTTAAGGTTTGCATTATTGTATGTCGTAGTTTTATTGTATTATATCCAACTTTACTCATCTTAACCTTTCGCTTCACTGCATCCTCCCTCGCCTTTTATCGATTCATTTCCCCAGAAGATAAAACAGCTTAATTGAATTGAGTCTTTTATAGGAGAGTAAATGAATTAGCAATTTTACCGAGTGAAATAGTGAAATCAGTTTTATGTCAGACATCATAAATCAAATAAGTCACCCTATTCGGTAATAGAAACGAGGGTATTTAGGgacattattaattttgtatttagggacattattaattttgtatttaggGACATTATTACTGAAATTAAGTGAGATTTTTGTAGTAGTAACTAGTTTTTCCCTTGAACATGTTCATGGAAGAATTGCTATCACTCAAAAAGtttctttcttaattatttagataagttaaaaacaaaagttcaaatatttttttaaagaacagTAAAAACcttaataagaaaattgagagaaaacgagcataaaatctaaaaataacaacaaaatgtaaaataaaagaaataaaaatgaaggtaAATGTGCCATGGgtagagagaaaatgcaaagagagaaaatgcaaataCTGACCATGCAACCTCAGCAGCACGGCGCTTGGCTGTCTCTGCGATCTCTGAAAGCTCCATATGATTACTTTTCTCATGAAAGAGATTGGAGTTTTCAGGTGGTTGTAGACCATGTAGACTCCTCTGTGTTTCTGCCCATTGTGCTTCTCTCTAGACGTAATATATGAGATGAAGTTCCATTCCTGTGAATTTACCGTCATTCAGAATGATGCCTACATTATTCAAACCATGAAGGGAGCAAAGTCAAACTTCCAAATCAAGTCAAGCTGCAATATTGAAAGATTGTGGGAAGAAAgagtgttaggaatcacggatctccacaattatatgatattttggagcataatctctcatgactttgctttcggtttccccaaaagatgtcatactaatggagatgtattttttgcttataaacccatgatcattccctaaattaaccaaggtgaaactccctcccaacaatgcTCAACAAATAGAACGCTACATATTTTACAATCACTTACCACTGTACGAATGGTAATTGAAACTGCATAAATCTGCCgaagatgaaaaataattaaatcactGTGCAATGATCAAGGCAGACTATTGATgtcaaaacataaataaaccTAAATCGAAAAAAGAActtgggaaaaaaaagaactgaACAAACCGTGAAATTCTTCATTCCCTCGAAAATAGcattgaggattgttgagagtgAGTCCCAGGTTGGCTAtgggctaatttagggaatgatcatgggtttataagtaaaaaatatgtgtatgagaccttttgggaaagcccaaaagcaaagccatgagagcttatcaTACTAtggtggagatccgtgattcctaaccaaTTCCTAACCAATAGCCTATTGGTGAGTACCGCACTAACAATTACACTCAATCCTGGTTCTGTACCGACAATATCCGAAGCAATCTGGCTGCATCAGTAGCATCAGGAACAGCCATTCCGATATCTGCCTTCTTTAAAGAAGGTGCATCATTAACACCATTCCCTGTCATTGCACACATATGCTTCCTTTCCTTCAGCCCTTCCACGAATTCACATTTGTGTTCTGCACAATGCAAAAGAGAGCATCAAGAAAACATAACACTTTCGCTTCAACAAATTTGATAGAAAATGGGATTAGTCTGTATAATTATATTGGTCGATCAAACTCTTATGATTGCACCAGAAAATTCACTTCTAAaggttaaatttcaaattctatcCCTATGGTTTGGAGAAAGTTGGAATTTAACCCGCATCAACATGAATCTATCTATCATGCCAATGCATTCAGTTATAGAAGTAAGAACATGAACGCAAAGTTGAAGCCGGTGGGCTCCTTCCTCCGATGTCAGACCTTCTCGTGTACATTTCAACTGTTCAAACACTTCCTCTATTGGAATACGTTCCTGCAGATAACAACATATGCCACTTAACATTTAATACCATTGAACCACTCTAATGAATTCAAGCGAACAAAACTTGATAACTAGACTGTTAATAGTGAGGCTGAGAGGTACTTAACAAGGTTGTACTAATATAGTTTTCTTTATACTATGAGTCTGATAAATACTTTAAGAATACTGTGAAAACAAGCCATGCACACAGGCCACTGCTTCGTATAAACTTTATCAGTCTTGAAAGCCTTCATTGCTCGTGTTTGGGCTTGCATGTCATCTCGCACAGGCTTTAACCATTTGGCGATAAACATATATAGTTCACAAACTCCTTCTCATCCAGCCCATATTATCATACCGTCCATTGCGAAACCCCATTGAGATATTAACAATATCAATAACAAAAGAGGCTAGCTTCAACTTAGTAGGCCACTGGTCGATTCCAATATCTTTGACTGAGTTCGAGAATTGGGCCTTTTGCTAGAagtacacacacatatatggTGGGTAATAATTAAAGAGGAATAAATCTTAAGGCACATTGTTTATCTAACGGAACAATGAACACTAGAAGAAAGCAACCGCCGTATAAAAGCCCCTCACACTTCGTGcttaaagaaaatggattgaaATGCCAAATTTCCTTATCTAGGTTacgtaataaaaaatattcctaaacTACTTGTAACAAAGATTTCAAAACTATATTCGAAGCAAAAACCTGTTTGaatatattatcaaaattaagaCTTCAAGTGATTATTCCAAGTGGTACAACCGAGACCTAGATTGAAAATGcagattcaaatattcattctACATTAAacataattctaaaataatgGACCATTttggataaatatattttttaatttaaacaaagaaatacaCACTTAGTCACCACTTAGTCACGTGACAATCAAAGCCACCATTGACAAGTGAAAAGATAAGATCCAACTAGTGGCAAGTGAACTTGCATGCGAAAAATCGTTTCTATTATTACAACTTCAATTGCGGTCCTTGACGAGTTAAGACGTGTAATTGACTAAGAGGTTAAATTTACTACCCTCTAAAAAGGGGACAAAAAAAATCCTCCACATCCGAAAACATCCTAAAAGTTCTCAAGTTAGCTATAACTTCAANaaaagaaaaagaaaaacacacaagagtttgaagtaaactagtttaaaaaaaaatgaaagaagaacaataattCATGAAAATCGCTATAGGTTTCACATGAGAAGTCCTGAATCCAAATTTGTTCTCTTAGCCACATTCTATAAAAGGAATACGAAGCCTTTCACATtaagaattataaaaacaatagCAACAAAAAAGATAACCATCTTATGCCATTTTTTGTGGAATTCAGGCATGCCAAAAACACACAAGCATGAATATAGTTAAAGTGACATGGTCCATTTAGAGgtaaaaagttgaaatctCTCGTctactgaaaaaaaaaaaaaaaaaaatcatatagaaGCCTAGAGGGCTGTTCATGACTCCCTCGTGTCCACAATAAACTGGCCCCTCCGTCAAAACTTTCGGATGCTTTATACAGTTTCTATTACGCCCGCCATATCGCCGGCGAAATTACGGCGTAAGAAGATCCGACGTGTCAAAGGGAATTCCGATTTCTCTGTTCTAGGTTTCTTTTCCAAAAATCaaactccaaatttttttgacaATGTTGCTAGGGTTCTTCGGAATTGCAGAAAAGGGTTGACCTTCATTGaggaatatatttaatttttaatacaaaagtaaaatccTTCTagatttcttttaattcaacaatatttaatatttataatacatCAGAAAACAATATTCTGACTTTTCCTGCTTTAAAAAGTAATGTTACGTACCAATAAGGAAGaacatgaaaacaaaacaatcacttgtttaaatttattccatATACTATCTATCTTTTTCCtagataacaaaaataataatttagctcTCATCTTATAATCGTTTAGTTNttttttttttttttttttttttttttttttttttttttttttttttttaatttgagttcgtttcttttctaaaaaactaaatatttgaatctcattagccaattttaaaaat
The nucleotide sequence above comes from Cucurbita pepo subsp. pepo cultivar mu-cu-16 chromosome LG11, ASM280686v2, whole genome shotgun sequence. Encoded proteins:
- the LOC111805421 gene encoding plasma membrane ATPase 4-like isoform X2, with the protein product MGGDNAITLEEIKSEAVDLERIPIEEVFEQLKCTREEHKCEFVEGLKERKHMCAMTGNGVNDAPSLKKADIGMAVPDATDAARLLRILSASF
- the LOC111805421 gene encoding plasma membrane ATPase 4-like isoform X1 — its product is MGGDNAITLEEIKSEAVDLERIPIEEVFEQLKCTREEHKCEFVEGLKERKHMCAMTGNGVNDAPSLKKADIGMAVPDATDAARLLRILSVQNQD